Proteins found in one Muntiacus reevesi chromosome 2, mMunRee1.1, whole genome shotgun sequence genomic segment:
- the MARK4 gene encoding MAP/microtubule affinity-regulating kinase 4 isoform X2: MSSRTALAPGNDRNSDTHGTLGSGRSSDKGPSWSSRSLGARCRNSIASCPEEQPHVGNYRLLRTIGKGNFAKVKLARHILTGREVAIKIIDKTQLNPSSLQKLFREVRIMKGLNHPNIVKLFEVIETEKTLYLVMEYASAGEVFDYLVSHGRMKEKEARAKFRQIVSAVHYCHQKNIVHRDLKAENLLLDAEANIKIADFGFSNEFTLGSKLDTFCGSPPYAAPELFQGKKYDGPEVDIWSLGVILYTLVSGSLPFDGHNLKELRERVLRGKYRVPFYMSTDCESILRRFLVLNPAKRCTLEQIMKDKWINIGYEGEELKPYTEPEEDFGDTKRIEVMVGMGYTREEIKEALTSQKYNEVTATYLLLGRKTEEGGDRGAPGLALARVRAPSDTTNGTSSSKGTSHSKGQRGSSSTYHRQRRHSDFCGPSPAPLHPKRSPTSTGEAELKEERLPGRKASCSAAGSGSRGLPPSSPMVSSAHNPNKAEIPERRKDSTSTPNNLPPSMMTRRNTYVCTERPGAERPSLLPNGKENSSGTPRVPPASPSSHSLAPPSGERSRLARGSTIRSTFHGGQVRDRRAGGGGGGGVQNGPPASPTLAHEATPLPTGRPRPTTNLFTKLTSKLTRRVTLDPSKRQNSNRCVSGASLPQGSKIRSQTNLRESGDLRSQVAIYLGIKRKPPPGCSDSPGV; encoded by the exons ATGTCTTCGCGGACGGCGCTGGCCCCGGGCAACGATCGGAACTCGGACACG CATGGCACCCTGGGCAGTGGCCGCTCCTCGGACAAGGGCCCATCCTGGTCCAGCCGCTCCCTGGGTGCCCGCTGCCGGAACTCCATCGCCTCCTGTCCCGAGGAGCAACCCCACGTGGGCAACTACCGCCTGCTGAGGACCATCGGGAAAGGCAACTTTGCCAAAGTCAAGCTGGCCCGCCACATCCTTACTGGTCGGGAG GTCGCCATCAAGATCATCGACAAAACCCAGCTGAACCCCAGCAGCCTGCAAAAG ctGTTCCGAGAAGTCCGTATTATGAAGGGCCTAAACCACCCCAACATCg TGAAGCTCTTCGAGGTGATTGAGACGGAGAAGACCCTGTACCTGGTGATGGAATATGCAAGTGCTG GAGAAGTGTTTGACTACCTCGTGTCCCACGGCCGCATGAAGGAGAAGGAGGCTCGAGCCAAGTTCCGACAG ATCGTATCGGCTGTACACTACTGTCACCAGAAAAACATCGTGCACCGGGACCTGAAG GCCGAGAACCTCCTGCTGGACGCCGAGGCCAACATCAAGATTGCCGACTTTGGCTTCAGCAACGAGTTCACGCTGGGCTCGAAGCTGGACACGTTCTGTGGGAGCCCCCCATACGCCGCCCCGGAGCTGTTCCAGGGCAAGAAGTACGACGGGCCGGAGGTGGACATCTGGAGCCTCGGCGTCATCCTGTACACGCTCGTCAGCGGCTCCCTGCCCTTCGACGGGCACAACCTCAAG GAGCTGCGGGAGCGAGTCCTCAGAGGGAAGTACCGGGTCCCTTTCTACATGTCAACAGACTGTGAGAGCATCCTGCGGAGATTTTTGGTGCTGAACCCAGCTAAGCGCTGTACTCTCGAG CAAATCATGAAAGACAAATGGATCAACATCGGCTATGAGGGTGAGGAGCTGAAGCCATACACAGAACCCGAGGAGGACTTCGGGGACACCAAGCGAATCG AGGTGATGGTGGGTATGGGCTACACGcgggaagaaatcaaagaggccTTGACCAGCCAGAAGTACAACGAAGTGACCGCCACCTACCTCCTGCTGGGCAGGAAGACTGAG GAGGGTGGGGACCGGGGTGCCCCGGGGCTGGCCCTGGCACGGGTGCGGGCGCCCAGCGACACCACCAATGGAACAAGCTCCAGCAAAGGCACGAGCCACAGCAAAGGGCAGCGGGGCTCCTCCTCCACCTACCACCGCCAGCGCAGGCACAGTGACTTCT GTGGCCCATCCCCTGCACCCCTGCACCCCAAGCGCAGCCCAACCAGCACGGGGGAGGCGGAACTGAAGGAGGAGCGCCTGCCAGGCCGGAAGGCGAGCTGCAGTGCTGCGGGGAGTGGGAGCCGCGGGCTGCCCCCCTCCAGCCCCATGGTCAGCAGCGCCCACAACCCCAACAAGGCAGAGATCCCAGAGCGGCGGAAGGACAGCACGAGCACCCCT AACAACCTCCCTCCCAGCATGATGACCCGCAGAAACACCTACGTTTGCACAGAACGCCCGGGGGCTGAACGCCCATCCTTGTTGCCAAATGGCAAAGAAAACAG CTCGGGTACCCCACGGGTgccccccgcctccccctccAGTCACAGCCTGGCTCCCCCATCAGGGGAGCGGAGCCGCCTGGCACGCGGCTCCACCATCCGCAGCACCTTCCACGGTGGCCAGGTCCGAGACAggcgggcagggggcgggggaggtgggggcgtGCAGAATgggccccccgcctcccccacacTGGCCCACGAAGCCACACCCCTGCCCACTGGGCGGCCCCGCCCCACCACCAACCTCTTCACCAAGCTGACCTCCAAACTGACCCGAAG GGTTACCCTCGATCCCTCTAAACGGCAGAACTCTAACCGCTGCGTTTCGGGCGCCTCTCTGCCACAGGGATCCAAAATCA GGTCACAGACGAACCTGAGAGAATCGGGGGACCTGAGGTCACAAG TTGCCATCTACCTTGGGATCAAACGGAAACCGCCCCCCGGTTGCTCCGATTCCCCTGGAGTGTGA
- the MARK4 gene encoding MAP/microtubule affinity-regulating kinase 4 isoform X1 — protein MSSRTALAPGNDRNSDTHGTLGSGRSSDKGPSWSSRSLGARCRNSIASCPEEQPHVGNYRLLRTIGKGNFAKVKLARHILTGREVAIKIIDKTQLNPSSLQKLFREVRIMKGLNHPNIVKLFEVIETEKTLYLVMEYASAGEVFDYLVSHGRMKEKEARAKFRQIVSAVHYCHQKNIVHRDLKAENLLLDAEANIKIADFGFSNEFTLGSKLDTFCGSPPYAAPELFQGKKYDGPEVDIWSLGVILYTLVSGSLPFDGHNLKELRERVLRGKYRVPFYMSTDCESILRRFLVLNPAKRCTLEQIMKDKWINIGYEGEELKPYTEPEEDFGDTKRIEVMVGMGYTREEIKEALTSQKYNEVTATYLLLGRKTEEGGDRGAPGLALARVRAPSDTTNGTSSSKGTSHSKGQRGSSSTYHRQRRHSDFCGPSPAPLHPKRSPTSTGEAELKEERLPGRKASCSAAGSGSRGLPPSSPMVSSAHNPNKAEIPERRKDSTSTPNNLPPSMMTRRNTYVCTERPGAERPSLLPNGKENSSGTPRVPPASPSSHSLAPPSGERSRLARGSTIRSTFHGGQVRDRRAGGGGGGGVQNGPPASPTLAHEATPLPTGRPRPTTNLFTKLTSKLTRRVTDEPERIGGPEVTSCHLPWDQTETAPRLLRFPWSVKLTSSRPPEALMAALRQATAAARCRCRQPQPFLLACLHGGAGGPEPLSHFEVEVCQLPRPGLRGVLFRRVAGTALAFRTLVTRISNDLEL, from the exons ATGTCTTCGCGGACGGCGCTGGCCCCGGGCAACGATCGGAACTCGGACACG CATGGCACCCTGGGCAGTGGCCGCTCCTCGGACAAGGGCCCATCCTGGTCCAGCCGCTCCCTGGGTGCCCGCTGCCGGAACTCCATCGCCTCCTGTCCCGAGGAGCAACCCCACGTGGGCAACTACCGCCTGCTGAGGACCATCGGGAAAGGCAACTTTGCCAAAGTCAAGCTGGCCCGCCACATCCTTACTGGTCGGGAG GTCGCCATCAAGATCATCGACAAAACCCAGCTGAACCCCAGCAGCCTGCAAAAG ctGTTCCGAGAAGTCCGTATTATGAAGGGCCTAAACCACCCCAACATCg TGAAGCTCTTCGAGGTGATTGAGACGGAGAAGACCCTGTACCTGGTGATGGAATATGCAAGTGCTG GAGAAGTGTTTGACTACCTCGTGTCCCACGGCCGCATGAAGGAGAAGGAGGCTCGAGCCAAGTTCCGACAG ATCGTATCGGCTGTACACTACTGTCACCAGAAAAACATCGTGCACCGGGACCTGAAG GCCGAGAACCTCCTGCTGGACGCCGAGGCCAACATCAAGATTGCCGACTTTGGCTTCAGCAACGAGTTCACGCTGGGCTCGAAGCTGGACACGTTCTGTGGGAGCCCCCCATACGCCGCCCCGGAGCTGTTCCAGGGCAAGAAGTACGACGGGCCGGAGGTGGACATCTGGAGCCTCGGCGTCATCCTGTACACGCTCGTCAGCGGCTCCCTGCCCTTCGACGGGCACAACCTCAAG GAGCTGCGGGAGCGAGTCCTCAGAGGGAAGTACCGGGTCCCTTTCTACATGTCAACAGACTGTGAGAGCATCCTGCGGAGATTTTTGGTGCTGAACCCAGCTAAGCGCTGTACTCTCGAG CAAATCATGAAAGACAAATGGATCAACATCGGCTATGAGGGTGAGGAGCTGAAGCCATACACAGAACCCGAGGAGGACTTCGGGGACACCAAGCGAATCG AGGTGATGGTGGGTATGGGCTACACGcgggaagaaatcaaagaggccTTGACCAGCCAGAAGTACAACGAAGTGACCGCCACCTACCTCCTGCTGGGCAGGAAGACTGAG GAGGGTGGGGACCGGGGTGCCCCGGGGCTGGCCCTGGCACGGGTGCGGGCGCCCAGCGACACCACCAATGGAACAAGCTCCAGCAAAGGCACGAGCCACAGCAAAGGGCAGCGGGGCTCCTCCTCCACCTACCACCGCCAGCGCAGGCACAGTGACTTCT GTGGCCCATCCCCTGCACCCCTGCACCCCAAGCGCAGCCCAACCAGCACGGGGGAGGCGGAACTGAAGGAGGAGCGCCTGCCAGGCCGGAAGGCGAGCTGCAGTGCTGCGGGGAGTGGGAGCCGCGGGCTGCCCCCCTCCAGCCCCATGGTCAGCAGCGCCCACAACCCCAACAAGGCAGAGATCCCAGAGCGGCGGAAGGACAGCACGAGCACCCCT AACAACCTCCCTCCCAGCATGATGACCCGCAGAAACACCTACGTTTGCACAGAACGCCCGGGGGCTGAACGCCCATCCTTGTTGCCAAATGGCAAAGAAAACAG CTCGGGTACCCCACGGGTgccccccgcctccccctccAGTCACAGCCTGGCTCCCCCATCAGGGGAGCGGAGCCGCCTGGCACGCGGCTCCACCATCCGCAGCACCTTCCACGGTGGCCAGGTCCGAGACAggcgggcagggggcgggggaggtgggggcgtGCAGAATgggccccccgcctcccccacacTGGCCCACGAAGCCACACCCCTGCCCACTGGGCGGCCCCGCCCCACCACCAACCTCTTCACCAAGCTGACCTCCAAACTGACCCGAAG GGTCACAGACGAACCTGAGAGAATCGGGGGACCTGAGGTCACAAG TTGCCATCTACCTTGGGATCAAACGGAAACCGCCCCCCGGTTGCTCCGATTCCCCTGGAGTGTGAAACTGACCAGCTCGCGCCCGCCCGAGGCCCTGATGGCTGCTCTGCGCCAGGCCACCGCGGCCGCCCGCTGCCGCTGCCGCCAGCCACAGCCGTTCCTGCTGGCCTGCCTGCACGGGGGTGCGGGCGGGCCCGAGCCCCTGTCCCACTTCGAAGTGGAGGTCTGCCAGCTGCCCCGGCCGGGCCTGCGGGGAGTTCTCTTCCGCCGCGTGGCGGGCACTGCCCTGGCCTTCCGCACCCTCGTCACCCGCATCTCCAACGACCTCGAGCTCTAA